One Vigna unguiculata cultivar IT97K-499-35 chromosome 7, ASM411807v1, whole genome shotgun sequence genomic region harbors:
- the LOC114192796 gene encoding probable L-cysteine desulfhydrase, chloroplastic, translating to MASTQHQNGDAVSHPHKKLKHTNFITEAEIQSEFSHHEPAVARLNNGAFGCCPASVIAVQRDWQLKNLRQPDQFYFNHLKSGLLRSRTIIKDLVNARHVDEISLVDNASTATAIVLQQAAWAFHEGTFQKGDVVLMLHYAYGAVKKAIEAYVVRAGGSVVVVPLRFPVTSNDEIVREFRKAVEKGKSRGNRIRLAVIDHVTSMPSVVIPVKELVTICREEGVEQVFVDAAHAIGCTRVDMQEIGADFYTSNLHKWFFCPPSVAFLYARASPKSRDLHHPVVSHEYGNGLAVESSWTGNRDYSAQLVVPAVVDFVKRFEGGIEGIRKRNHDVVVEMGKMLVEAWGTHLGTPPDMSASMVMVGLPPCLGIMSDSHALKLRTRLRDEFGVEVPIYFAGGEEHASVTAYARISRQVYNKLEDYVKFKDAINQLVTDGFTCALLSD from the coding sequence ATGGCTTCCACCCAACACCAAAACGGCGACGCGGTTTCCCATCCCCACAAGAAGCTAAAGCACACCAATTTCATCACCGAGGCCGAGATCCAATCTGAATTCTCCCACCACGAACCCGCCGTGGCGCGCCTCAACAACGGCGCCTTTGGCTGCTGCCCGGCCTCCGTCATCGCCGTGCAGCGCGACTGGCAGCTCAAGAACCTCCGCCAGCCGGACCAATTCTACTTCAACCACCTCAAGAGCGGCCTCCTCCGCTCCCGCACCATCATCAAGGACCTGGTCAACGCCCGCCACGTGGACGAGATCTCCCTCGTCGACAACGCCTCCACCGCCACCGCCATCGTTCTCCAGCAGGCCGCCTGGGCCTTCCACGAGGGAACCTTCCAGAAGGGCGACGTCGTCCTCATGCTGCACTACGCCTACGGCGCCGTCAAGAAAGCCATCGAGGCCTACGTGGTGCGCGCCGGCGGCTCCGTCGTCGTGGTCCCCCTCCGCTTCCCGGTAACCTCCAACGACGAAATCGTCCGCGAGTTTCGCAAGGCCGTTGAGAAAGGAAAGTCCCGAGGTAACAGAATCCGCTTGGCGGTTATCGACCACGTGACTTCCATGCCCAGCGTGGTCATTCCCGTTAAGGAGTTAGTTACGATCTGCAGGGAGGAGGGGGTGGAGCAGGTCTTCGTTGACGCGGCGCACGCGATTGGGTGCACGCGCGTGGATATGCAAGAGATTGGCGCAGATTTCTACACCAGCAATTTGCACAAGTGGTTCTTCTGCCCCCCTTCCGTGGCGTTCCTCTACGCACGTGCGTCGCCGAAGTCACGTGACCTGCACCACCCCGTGGTGTCTCACGAGTACGGGAACGGGTTAGCGGTGGAGAGTTCTTGGACCGGGAACCGGGATTACAGTGCGCAGTTGGTGGTTCCTGCAGTTGTGGATTTCGTGAAGAGGTTCGAAGGTGGAATCGAAGGGATCAGAAAAAGGAACCATGATGTTGTGGTTGAGATGGGGAAGATGTTGGTGGAGGCTTGGGGAACACATCTCGGTACTCCTCCTGACATGAGTGCTAGCATGGTGATGGTGGGTTTGCCTCCATGTTTGGGGATTATGAGTGATTCTCATGCTCTGAAACTTAGGACGCGTTTGAGAGATGAGTTTGGGGTTGAAGTTCCAATTTATTTCGCCGGAGGAGAAGAACACGCCTCTGTTACTGCCTATGCCCGAATTTCTCGCCAGGTCTACAACAAACTTGAGGACTATGTTAAGTTTAAGGATGCAATTAATCAACTTGTCACCGATGGCTTCACCTGTGCTCTTCTTTCCGATTGA
- the LOC114191763 gene encoding uncharacterized protein LOC114191763 has protein sequence MAAMKLIAICQSGGKFLTEKDGCLSYKGGDAHAIDIDDEMKFDEFKVEVAEMFNIRTDSMSIKYFLPGNKKTLITISNDKDLKRMIKFHGSSSTVDIYILFEEVVALEVSNMPGSRSSRTTLSETVAPAPLNACHSHIVDPVLDVVHDTNQIDTNMDMDMLPEISPSLPLQSSNEEKYAKGAQQWQNTITGVGQRFSSVHEFRESLRKYAIAHQFAFKYKKNDSHRVTVKCKADGCPWRIHASRLSTTQLICIKKMNSTHTCDGAFATTGHQATRSWVASIIKEKLKDFPDYKPKDIVNDIKQEYGIQLNYFQAWRGKEIAKEQLQGSYKEAYSQLPFFCEKLMEANPGSLAMCTTKEDSSFDRLFVSLHALLHGFQQGCRPLIFLDSIPLRSKYQGTLLAATAADADDGVYPVAFAIVDDAECDDSWHWFLLQLKSVLSTSCPITFVADREKGLKTSIAEIFEGSFHAYCLRYLTEQLFRDLKGQFSHEVKRLMIEDLYAAAYSTKPEGFHNSMESIKKISEEAYNWIIQSEPQNWANSFFQGTRYNHMTSNFGELFYSWVADADELPITQMVDVIRGKIMELIVTRKTTSDQWETRLSPSMEDKLKKESQKNHSLSVLQSTCSTYEVCGDTTEVVDIDRWECSCKAWQLTGVPCCHAIAVIGGIGQSVYDYCSRYCTTESYRLTYSEIVHPISDVELSASKDSQLVVTVTPPPTKRPPGRPATKRFGPQEVVKRHLHCSRCKGLGHNKSTCKE, from the exons ATGGCTGCCATGAAGCTCATTGCAATATGTCAGTCAGGAGGCAAGTTTTTGACTGAGAAAGACGGTTGTTTGTCATATAAAGGCGGTGATGCTCATGCTATAGACATTGATGATGAAATGAAGTTTGACGAGTTCAAGGTGGAAGTGGCCGAAATGTTTAATATTAGAACTGATAGCATGTCTATCAAGTATTTCCTTCCAGGGAATAAGAAGACTCTCATTACTATATCTAATGACAAGGATCTGAAACGAATGATTAAATTTCATGGGAGTTCTTCTACTGTTGATATTTATATCCTTTTTGAAGAGGTAGTTGCCCTTGAGGTATCAAACATGCCTGGCAGTAG GTCAAGCAGAACAACCTTGTCTGAAACAGTAGCACCAGCACCACTAAATGCTTGTCACAGTCATATTGTTGATCCTGTGCTTGATGTTGTTCATGATACAAATCAAATTGATACAAATATGGATATGGACATGCTACCGGAAATTTCTCCCTCTCTCCCTCTTCAATCGTCAAACGAAGAGAAGTATGCCAAGGGGGCACAGCAGTGGCAGAATACTATAACAGGGGTGGGTCAAAGGTTCAGTAGTGTACATGAATTTCGAGAATCCTTGCGTAAATATGCCATCGCTCATCAATTTGCTttcaaatataagaaaaatgatagTCATCGAGTAACTGTTAAATGCAAAGCAGATGGTTGTCCTTGGAGAATTCATGCATCAAGGTTGTCAACCACTCAATTGATATGTATCAAGAAAATGAATTCAACTCATACTTGTGATGGGGCTTTTGCAACAACAGGGCATCAAGCAACTAGGAGTTGGGTGGCCAGTATTATAAAGGAGAAGTTGAAAGATTTTCCGGATTACAAACCTAAGGACATTGTCAATGACATCAAACAGGAATATGGAATTCAACTGAACTATTTTCAAGCATGGCGTGGGAAAGAGATTGCTAAGGAGCAGCTTCAGGGTTCTTATAAAGAGGCATATAGTCAGTTACCTTTCTTCTGTGAAAAATTAATGGAGGCTAATCCTGGTAGTCTTGCCATGTGCACAACAAAGGAAGACTCAAGCTTCGACCGTCTCTTTGTATCACTTCATGCTTTGTTGCATGGCTTCCAACAAGGTTGCCGACCACTGATTTTCCTTGATAGCATTCCATTGAGATCAAAGTACCAAGGAACACTATTAGCAGCGACTGCTGCAGATGCTGATGATGGTGTGTATCCCGTTGCCTTTGCCATTGTTGATGATGCGGAATGTGATGATAGCTGGCATTGGTTCTTACTTCAACTCAAATCGGTGCTTTCAACATCTTGTCCCATAACGTTTGTCGCAGACAGAGAGAAGGGGCTGAAAACCTCAATTGCAGAGATATTTGAAGGTTCATTTCATGCATACTGCCTGCGATACTTGACTGAGCAACTTTTTAGAGACTTGAAAGGGCAGTTTTCTCATGAGGTAAAGCGACTCATGATTGAGGATTTATATGCTGCTGCTTATTCTACCAAACCAGAAGGTTTTCACAACTCAATGGAGAGCATTAAAAAGATTTCTGAAGAAGCCTACAATTGGATTATTCAAAGTGAACCTCAGAACTgggcaaattcattttttcaggGTACTAGATATAATCACATGACATCAAACTTTGGGGAGCTCTTCTACAGTTGGGTAGCTGATGCAGATGAGTTGCCGATAACACAGATGGTCGATGTAATTAGGGGTAAGATTATGGAGTTGATAGTTACCAGAAAGACGACTTCGGATCAATGGGAAACTAGGTTGAGTCCATCCATGGAAGATAAGCTTAAGAAAGAAAGCCAAAAAAACCATTCACTTTCAGTTCTGCAATCAACATGTAGCACCTATGAGGTTTGTGGGGACACAACTGAGGTGGTTGATATTGACAGATGGGAATGTAGTTGTAAAGCCTGGCAACTAACTGGTGTGCCATGTTGCCATGCCATTGCCGTAATTGGTGGCATTGGCCAAAGTGTTTATGATTATTGCTCCAGATACTGTACAACCGAGAGCTACAGGTTGACATACTCGGAGATTGTGCATCCAATTTCAGACGTGGAATTGTCTGCTTCGAAAGATTCTCAGCTTGTGGTAACGGTAACACCTCCTCCCACCAAAAGACCCCCTGGTCGACCAGCTACAAAGCGATTTGGACCTCAAGAAGTAGTCAAGCGCCATCTCCATTGCAGCCGATGCAAGGGACTTGGTCATAACAAGTCTACTTGCAAGGAGTAA